Proteins encoded in a region of the Lentisphaera araneosa HTCC2155 genome:
- a CDS encoding type II secretion system protein — protein sequence MKKFTLLELLVVVAIIGILTSMLLPALGKARLSAQKSVCVSNMKQIGTSMYIYGDDNDSHVVTAAVSGSITYSKQLSEDYGMSDAIFSCAQDKIERSNDRKTRSYSMNTGTSITFEGTSTPKDDSDCNGVTRMATYNTVSYSEIASDTLLLTELWESINYAHGWSRADMTWSYWNYMSDWTERLDAFHFGRPNYLLIDGSVKNRVHSTYNQGMFTRFAND from the coding sequence ATGAAAAAGTTTACACTCTTAGAACTCCTTGTCGTAGTGGCGATTATAGGGATATTGACATCGATGCTACTGCCAGCTTTAGGCAAGGCAAGACTCTCAGCTCAGAAAAGTGTTTGCGTCAGTAACATGAAGCAAATTGGCACTAGCATGTATATCTACGGAGATGATAATGATAGTCACGTGGTGACGGCAGCGGTGAGTGGTAGCATTACTTATTCTAAGCAATTGAGTGAAGACTATGGCATGAGTGATGCAATTTTTTCTTGTGCACAAGATAAAATAGAAAGATCGAATGATAGAAAGACGCGCAGTTACTCGATGAATACGGGGACTTCGATCACCTTCGAAGGTACATCTACGCCAAAAGATGATAGTGACTGTAATGGTGTGACTCGCATGGCGACTTATAATACAGTGAGCTATAGCGAAATTGCCTCAGATACACTACTTTTAACTGAGCTGTGGGAAAGCATTAATTATGCTCATGGATGGTCGCGAGCCGATATGACTTGGTCTTACTGGAATTACATGAGTGATTGGACTGAACGTTTGGATGCCTTTCATTTTGGGCGCCCCAATTATTTACTGATTGATGGCAGTGTCAAAAATCGCGTTCATAGCACGTATAATCAAGGAATGTTTACCCGCTTTGCCAATGACTAA
- a CDS encoding alpha/beta hydrolase — MKIIYVFLVLLTTQLTASDYKTLYNLSYYDKLEKDAYIQERCVLDLYYPTKEKNFSTIVWFHGGGLTAGKKKVPEGLLKQGMAVVAVNYRLSPKVKVRQCIEDAASAVAWTFKNIEKLGGAKDKIFLSGHSAGGYLVGMVGLDKSYLEKHQINADEIAGLIPFSGHTITHFTARKEMGISGKQPLIDDLAPLYHVRKEAPPLLLITGDRELEMLGRYEENAYMYRMMKVVGHKETKILELDGYGHGMVEPAIPLLIKEVRARSKDKK, encoded by the coding sequence ATGAAAATAATTTATGTCTTTTTAGTGTTGCTCACGACTCAATTGACTGCTAGCGACTATAAAACTTTGTACAATCTTTCTTATTACGACAAGCTTGAAAAAGATGCGTATATCCAAGAGCGCTGTGTATTGGACCTTTATTATCCTACTAAAGAAAAAAACTTTTCGACTATCGTTTGGTTTCATGGAGGTGGATTAACTGCCGGTAAAAAGAAGGTTCCTGAAGGGCTTTTGAAACAAGGCATGGCAGTGGTTGCGGTGAATTATCGTTTGAGTCCGAAAGTGAAAGTGCGCCAGTGTATAGAAGATGCCGCTTCAGCAGTGGCTTGGACTTTCAAAAACATTGAAAAGCTCGGTGGCGCGAAAGATAAAATATTTTTATCGGGCCATTCAGCAGGGGGCTATTTAGTGGGCATGGTGGGCTTAGATAAAAGTTATTTAGAAAAACATCAAATTAATGCGGATGAGATAGCAGGACTCATTCCTTTTAGTGGACACACCATAACGCATTTTACGGCGCGCAAGGAGATGGGGATTTCTGGTAAACAACCGCTCATCGATGATTTGGCACCACTTTATCACGTACGTAAAGAAGCTCCTCCCTTGCTCTTAATTACGGGCGATCGCGAATTGGAAATGTTAGGTAGGTATGAGGAGAATGCTTATATGTATCGCATGATGAAAGTTGTGGGGCATAAAGAGACGAAGATTTTGGAGTTGGATGGCTATGGCCATGGCATGGTGGAACCGGCGATTCCCTTGTTAATTAAGGAAGTTCGAGCGCGTTCTAAAGACAAAAAATGA